The following are encoded in a window of Amaranthus tricolor cultivar Red isolate AtriRed21 chromosome 2, ASM2621246v1, whole genome shotgun sequence genomic DNA:
- the LOC130805516 gene encoding uncharacterized protein LOC130805516 has protein sequence MAPKKNPTQTATVHSTYSDTSADGNSRTSHSSRRNKKRHERSRTDPSLSKTDPRDGKSKTASQDARTFLESKKRKTSESVQSLVDKRREERKQAQAAESSRHVTMPQNEAGQNGLPENFIRIISPLAPEILNTPNPGKIKIPNMTAFDGTFCPEEHLMAYKNLMLLRKYPQLCPIGKQVPGPLCSFQKAGEIKLSSAQHHAIEKRTHDPKRRRSDKKDPTNHLSRSREEQSSRRERNYMPRRPEPLSDMGPPRSRHVYVTEGEPGTRNLFINRKDYDAGREAERRPWNQKRRSPKRDEARRESSNTQGTINMIFGGYTEEYPTIRAARNSVHTLLKGPPKASSSGLIMRFDATTSQTLQQPHTDPLVVTLKIGQMKVKRVLVDTGSTADLITMECLRKMKFEEKHLEPLDKPLIGFGGSQVIPLGTIILPVRVGERNGSRTMPIRFTVVDLTFPYNAIMGLSLISKIKVAIFPHKFLLQFERDVGQVGILKGDHVTARQCLINTLKRGTSITPSKREREEASPNVMSVYLENPNPQERPRPVERYEEVGIFGGKRIKIGKDLPGPVRQDIVATLTEFRDVFAFSMEEMLGIPTSVMCHKLDIKPGYKPVKQKLRHQRKERIEAAREEVEKLLRAGFIKECKYSDWLSNVVLVKKPNGKWRMCVDFTDLNKACPKDDYPFSKIDRLVDSTAGHALLSFMDANAGYHQIPLAIEDQPHTAFITNAGVYCYKVMPFGIKNAGATYQRMVNKVFQSQIGRNLEVYVDDMITKSKQASQHAADLRETFSTLRKHQMRLNPEKCVFGVTGGKCLGFLVDESGMEANPDKIQAIRDMKSPGSVKEVQKLTGCVAALGRFLSKSADRCSPFFKTLKQSKFEWTREAEESFQQLKEHLSSLSKLVSLCNGEAGFIRLGVRILSVRSTDRREREKKQFPVYYVSHAFRGSEGNYSEVEKVLFAIVMASRKLKSYFQSHQIIVRSSQPVKKILEGKNKSSRVTDWANQLADFGIEYEPRTAIKAQALADFIAESTIPQHPEPNQEWKLYVDGSSTQSASGARLLIMSSAGVRMERAIRFEFAASNNEAEYEALLMGLKICHEAGAKVLSTFSDSQLIVGQVNGKFEAKDDGMKMYLQQVREFVEKFDKFTLVHIPRSQNAQADSLAKLASSAETSAAHEIIWEVLPNPSINLMVNTIDRSEMRMEPYIKFLQNQTLPHDENQAKVLQKKARWFELHEGMLYKKSYTHPLLKCVSPEEGNYILREIHEGGCGIHQGVRTVISKVLRSGYYWPSLRKDAETLVKRCPECQYHSKIGRKPSNYLSVMQAVLPFDKWGMDILGPFPPAKGQRKFIIVAIDYFTKYVEAEPLSSITDKQVCQFLWRNIITRYDIPRVVITDNGRQFVSKNTIMYCDKFGIQIRFSSVSRPQTNGQVESGNKEMLNGIKKKIEGVKGTWDEELPGILWVSRTTVKEATWHIPFSLVYGFEAVLPVEIGIPSTRVTYYSHDENEQRKKENLDLLPETRGNALLRSMAQKQKMIHSFNRLVKTKHIHVGDFVLRKVEATGKIVDKGKLGANWDGPFKIVRVIKPGTFELEDMKGKKLPRPWNGDHLKKYFI, from the exons atggctcctaagaaaaatccgactcaaaccgccaccgtgcaCAGCACATATTCAGACACTTCTGCAG atgggaactcgaggacttcccactcCAGCAGACGCAATAAGAAGAGGCATGAGAGATCCAGAACCGACCCGAGTCTCAGCAAGACAGATCCGCGAGATGGCAaatctaaaaccgcctctcaAGACGCCCGCACCTTCCTAGAGAGCAAGAAACGAAAGACGTCTGAGAGCGTTCAATCTCTGGTGGataaaaggagggaagaaagaaagcaaGCCCAAGCTGCGGAATCTAGCCGCCACGTTACTATGCCGCAGAATGAGGCCGGACAAAATGGCCTTCCTGAAAATTTCATACGAATAATCTCTCCACTGGCTCcggagatactgaatactcccaaccccgggaaaataaagatcccaaaTATGACGGCCTTTGATGGAACATTCTGCCCCGAGGAACACTTGATGGCATACAAAAACTTGATGTTACT GAGGAAGtatccacaactttgcccaatTGGAAAGCAAGTTCCTGGGCCACTTTGTAGCTtccagaaggcaggagaaatcaaactttcATCTGCTCAGCATCACGCAATTGAAAAGAGA ACACATGATCCTAAAAGGCGGAGGTCGGATAAGAAAGATCCAACCAATCATCTCTCAAGGAGCAGAGAGGAACAGTCATCAAGGAGGGAAAGAAActacatgccgcgtcgtccaGAACCCCTGTCAGATATGGGGCCCCCACGATCCCGACACGTATATGTCACTGAAGGGGAGCCCGGGACGCGGAATCT GTTCATCAACCGAAAGGACTACGATGCTGGAAGGGAAGCAGAAAGAAGGCCATGGAATCAGAAACGTAGATCCCCCAAAAGGGATGAGGccaggcgcgaaagttccaatactcaaggaactatcaacatgattttcgGAGGATATACAGAAGAATATCCTACCATCCGCGCAGCGAGAAATAGCGTCCACACTCTGCTAAAAGGGCCCCCGAAAGCCTCATCAAGTGGGCTAATCATGAggttcgatgccacgacctcccaaaCGCTACAACAACCCCAtactgaccctctggtggtcaccctcaaaattgggcaaatgaaagtcaaacGAGTACTCGTGGATACAGGGAGCACGGCTGATCTCATAACAATGGAGTGCCtgagaaaaatgaagttcgaGGAAAAGCACTTAGAACCCCTAGACAAACCGCTGATTGGGTTTGGGGGAAGTCAAGTCATCCCGCTGGGCACGATAATCCTTCCCGTGCGGGTGGGGGAAAGAAACGGAAGCAGAACCATGCCCATACGTTTCACGGTGGTGGATCTAACCTTTCCCTACAACGCTATCATGGGGCTTTCGCTCATCAGTAAAATCAAGGTCGCAATCTTCCCTCATAAATTCCTCCTACAATTCGAGCGGGACGTCGGACAAGTGGGTATCCTCAAGGGGGATCACGTGACGGCacgccaatgcctcatcaacaccttAAAACGAGGAACTTCCATCACCCCCTCCAAAAGGGAAAGAGAAGAGGCGTCCCCAAATGTCATGAGCGTATATCTGGAAAACCCCAACCCGCAAGAAAGACCTCGCCCCGTGGAACGATACGAGGAGGTAGGCATATTCGGGGGAAAACGCATCAAAATAGGGAAGGATCTCCCTGGCCCAGTGAGGCAAGATATCGTGGCCACCCTTACggagttccgcgacgtctttgctttttCCATGGAAGAAATGCTTGGCATCCCTACAAGTGTCATGTGCCATAAACTTGATATAAAACCAGGCTACAAACCCGTGAAGCAAAAGCTGCGTCATCAAAGAAAAGAGCGAATAGAGGCCGCCCGagaagaagtggaaaaattGCTGAGAGCTGGATTCATCAAAGAATGCAAATACTCCGACTGGCTCTCAAACGTCGTCCTCGTGAAAAAACCGAACGGCAAGTGGAGGATGTGTGTTGACTTCACGGATCTGAATAAGGCCTGCCCCAAAGACGATTATCCTTTTTCTAAGATAGATCGTCTAGTAGATTCCACAGCGGGCCACGCTCTACTGAGTTTCATGGATGCTAACGCCGGCTACCATCAGATCCCCTTGGCCATAGAAGACCAGCCACATACGGCCTTCATTACCAATGCCGGAGTATACTGCTACAAGGTTATGCCCTTCGGGATAAAGAATGCTGGAGCTACGTACCAAAGAATGGTCAataaggtcttccaatctcagataGGCCGAAACTTGGAAGTATACGTGGACgacatgatcacaaaaagcaagCAAGCGTCCCAACATGCCGCGGACTTACGCGAAACGTTCAGCACTCTCCGGAAACATCAAATGAGACTCAACCCTGAAAAGTGCGTGTTTGGAGTCACCGGTGGGAAATGCCTTGGTTTCCTTGTTGATGAAAGTGGAATGGAAGCCAACCCCGACAAGATACAGGCAATCCGGGACATGAAGTCCCCGGGGTCCGTAAAAGAAGTTCAAAAGCTAACAGGATGCGTAGCTGCCTTGGGAAGGTTTCTATCAAAGTCCGCGGATAGATGTTCgcccttcttcaaaaccctcaagcaaagcaagttcgaatggacaaGAGAAGCCGAAGAATCCTTCCAACAATTGAAAGAGCACTTGTCCTCTTTGTCGAAACTTGTTTCGCTATGCAACGGGGAAGCTGGTTTTATACGTCTCGGTGTCCGAATACTCTCTGTCAGGAGTACTGATCGCCGAGAGAGAGAGAAGAAGCAATTCCCCGTATACTATGTGAGTCATGCCTTTCGAGGATCTGAGGGAAACTACAGCGAAGTAGAAAAGGTCTTATTTGCAATTGTGATGGCAAGCAGAAAACTAAAATCTTACTTCCAATCTCACCAGATCATCGTCAGATCCAGCCAACccgtgaaaaagattctggaaggaaAGAATAAATCAAGCCGCGTCACTGATTGGGCTAATCAACTTGCGGATTTCGGCATCGAATATGAACCACGAACGGCGATCAAAGCACAGGCTTTGGCGGACTTCATCGCCGAAAGCACTATTCCTCAACATCCTGAGCCTAATCAAGAATGGAAATTATATGTGGATGGATCCTCGACACAGTCAGCAAGCGGAGCTAGGCTGCTGATCATGTCTTCtgccggggtccgtatggaaagagcGATCAGATTCGAGTTCGCGGCCTCTAATAATGAAGCGGAATACGAAGCATTACTCATGGGGCTCAAAATCTGCCATGAAGCAGGGGCGAAAGTATTATCTACTTTTTCCGACTCCCAGTTAATAGTCGGACAAGTAAATGGAAAATTCGAGGCCAAAGATGATGGCATGAAGATGTACTTACAACAAGTAAGAGAATTTGTCGAgaaattcgacaaattcacaTTAGTCCACATCCCAAGATCTCAAAACGCACAAGCCGATTCCCTGGCAAAACTCGCCAGCTCAGCTGAAACATCCGCGGCTCACGAAATTATCTGGGAAGTTCTTCCGAACCCCAGTATCAACCTCATGGTTAACACCATTGATAGATCAGAGATGCGGATGGAACCGTACATCAAATTTTTGCAAAATCAGACGCTCCCCCATGACGAGAATCAAGCCAAAGTGCTTCAAAAGAAAGCCAGATGGTTCGAGCTCCATGAGGGCATGCTCTACAAAAAATCATATACCCATCCCCTATTAAAGTGTGtttctcctgaagaaggaaactacatccttcgcgaaatacaTGAAGGCGGATGCGGTATACATCAAGGAGTACGAACTGTCATCAGCAAAGTTCTCAGAAGCGGGTATTATTGGCCCTCTCTCAGGAAAGACGCGGAAACCTTGGTGAAGCGATGTCCCGAATGTCAATACCACTCAAAAATTGGAAGAAAACCCTCTAACTACCTGTCTGTCATGCAAGCCGTTTTACCGTTCGACAAATGGGGTATGGATATCCTTGGCCCCTTCCCTCCAGCAAAGGGGCAACGTAAATTCATTATAGTtgccattgattatttcaccaaGTACGTAGAAGCAGAGCCCCTCAGCTCCATCACGGATAAACAAGTCTGTCAATTCCTATGGCGAAATATCATCACGAGATACGACATTCCTCGTGTGGTCATTACCGACAATGGAAGACAATTTGTCAGTAAAAACACAATAATGTACTGCGACAAATTTGGCATTCAAATCCGATTCAGTTCCGTATCTCGGCCACAAACAAATGGGCAAGTCGAATCAGGAAACAAGGAGATGTTGAATggtatcaaaaagaaaatagaggggGTTAAAGGTACTTGGGACGAGGAACTACCCGGCATCCTGTGGGTAAGCCGAACAACCGTCAAAGAAGCAACATGGCATATTCCATTCTCTCTGGTATATGGATTTGAAGCAGTGCTTCCAGTAGAAATAGGCATACCCTCCACAAGGGTTACCTACTACTCACATGACGAGAACGAACAAAGGAAAAAGGAGAACTTGGATCTGCTTCCAGAAACACGGGGGAACGCCTTATTAAGGTCCATGGCCCAGAAGCAAAAAATGATTCACAGCTTCAACCGGCTCGTCAAAACTAAACATATTCATGTTGGGGACTTCGTCCTACGCAAAGTCGAAGCCACAGGGAAAATCGTAGACAAAGGGAAGCTCGGAGCCAACTGGGATGGTCCGTTCAAAATCGTGCGCGTCATCAAACCTGGAACATTTGAACTGGAAGACATGAAAGGAAAGAAGCTACCCcgcccatggaatggagatcatTTAAAAAAGTACTTCATTTAA